AAAATGATTTTTTGTTGATACGTCGTATCATTAGCTAAAGTAACAGAAACAATATAAACTCCAGAGGAAAGCTGTTGCAATGATATGGGTTGAGTTACATTATCCCATTTCATAACACCTTTTCCAGAGAGATCTGTAACAACGATATCCTTAATTAACTCATTGGAATGAATTATTAATGTTTTGCTTTCCAGATATATTTTGAAAGAACTGGTTTCCTGTTCTGATTCAACGCCTGTAGTAGTGATATTAATATCAAAACTAAGTTTATCATTCTCTACAACTAAGTTTGTGATACGTAATCCTCCATCACTATCATCAGATAAGAAAGGTTTCGGATAGGTTTTATCCGTCATTACTGCTCCAGCGTTTGTTTGATAAGCAGCCTCGTCTAGAAAACCATTTTCAACTAAGGAACCATAAGGGCGATAGATATAGACCTCATCAGGAGGACCATTCCGGTTACCATTAGATACAGTTGTATTGATTCTATAAATTAATAAACCGGATCTTGGAATGTTCTTTTCGTATTTTCCTTCTTTCTTTCTATATTCCAAAACATAGTATTCATTCGCATTGGATGAATTTATTTTGTAACAAGAGTTATCTGGACCTTGAGAAAGGGGTACTAATGAATATCTACCGGTAGTCGTAATTTCCGGAATTTCAGTAATCCAACTTTTACCTGCATACATCCACTTCATGTAGGCTCCCATATGACACCAGCCACTATTCATTAAATCCCAAGCACCAACAGGGTCTAGAGTTTTACTTTCTTCACTGTAATGATATAAGTCCGGAGCTCCTAAAGCATGAAACATTTCATGGCAGAGGGTATTAACAGTTACTTGGTTTTCCGGTTGAAAAACATAATCCATTACACGCTTGCCATGTATATAGCATTCTTTTGTATAAAGTGACCAACGATGTGCCCATAATAAATCACTCCATCCGTCACTATTTCCTTGAACAACAAAACAGATATTATCAACATATCCGTCATTATCATTATCTATTTCATCTGGAGTAAACTCTTGTTCAATAATACTTCTCATTGCATCAACTGCATTCTGAACAAGATTATGTTCTCTCATTGTAGATTCTTCACTGGTTTTATATCCATCCGGATTAGTCGTTGCATTATAAGCCCGGTAGAAACCTCTGTTATGAAAATCTACATAACCC
The nucleotide sequence above comes from Bacteroides intestinalis DSM 17393. Encoded proteins:
- a CDS encoding M6 family metalloprotease domain-containing protein encodes the protein MIKKRLLLICFWCNIFCWMYAAPFSFLETTVTQPDGSQLTLYASGDEFYHWVHDKDGYTVLQGEDGYCYYAEKNDMGELVPSPFLVGKTSIADTKLKPWLKISKEKYDVRRERLQPLSRTRGMFQPQYASHKKPLNNIVIFISFQDATTFSKKRSVYDSRFNSTTSSTGSLKDYYLEVSYDNLTIQSHFFPHADLEANNVGYVDFHNRGFYRAYNATTNPDGYKTSEESTMREHNLVQNAVDAMRSIIEQEFTPDEIDNDNDGYVDNICFVVQGNSDGWSDLLWAHRWSLYTKECYIHGKRVMDYVFQPENQVTVNTLCHEMFHALGAPDLYHYSEESKTLDPVGAWDLMNSGWCHMGAYMKWMYAGKSWITEIPEITTTGRYSLVPLSQGPDNSCYKINSSNANEYYVLEYRKKEGKYEKNIPRSGLLIYRINTTVSNGNRNGPPDEVYIYRPYGSLVENGFLDEAAYQTNAGAVMTDKTYPKPFLSDDSDGGLRITNLVVENDKLSFDINITTTGVESEQETSSFKIYLESKTLIIHSNELIKDIVVTDLSGKGVMKWDNVTQPISLQQLSSGVYIVSVTLANDTTYQQKIILK